A single genomic interval of Candidatus Edwardsbacteria bacterium harbors:
- the wecB gene encoding UDP-N-acetylglucosamine 2-epimerase (non-hydrolyzing) produces the protein MKFLTIIGARPQFIKAAPLSRALRKKHREILVHTGQHYDYGMSQQFFKELHIPRPDFNLAVGSGLHGAQTAAMLSKLEPVVIRQKPDAIIIFGDTNSTLAGALIAAKLHIPLAHIEAGMRSFNRMMPEEVNRVVADHLSNMHFCSTKTAVDNLKKEGINSGLYMVGDIMYDAMKDILPTKDQAAKILKKLFLVPGNYLFVTIHRAENTDNPDNLSAIIEALISSGKKAVFPVHPRTEKKLKELSLWNKLKRSENILLIPPRGYRESLALQSAAYAVITDSGGIQKEAYLLKTPCLTVRHETEWVETVKTGWNQLVGPDKKRILKTLAGLKPPSAHPNLYGQGHTTRLIVGHLERRLGK, from the coding sequence ATGAAGTTTCTGACAATCATCGGGGCCCGGCCCCAATTCATCAAGGCCGCCCCGCTTTCCCGGGCCCTCAGGAAAAAGCACCGGGAGATCCTGGTGCACACCGGTCAGCATTACGATTACGGCATGTCCCAGCAGTTTTTTAAAGAGCTGCACATCCCCCGGCCGGATTTTAATCTGGCGGTCGGCTCCGGGCTGCACGGAGCCCAGACCGCCGCTATGCTGAGTAAGCTGGAGCCGGTGGTCATCAGGCAAAAACCCGATGCCATCATAATCTTCGGCGACACCAATTCCACCCTGGCCGGGGCGCTGATCGCTGCCAAGCTGCACATCCCCCTGGCCCATATCGAGGCCGGCATGCGCAGCTTCAACCGCATGATGCCGGAGGAGGTCAACCGGGTGGTGGCCGACCACCTGTCAAATATGCATTTCTGCTCCACCAAAACTGCGGTGGATAATTTGAAAAAAGAGGGGATAAACAGCGGGCTCTACATGGTGGGCGACATCATGTACGATGCCATGAAAGATATTCTCCCAACCAAAGACCAGGCTGCAAAAATACTCAAGAAGCTGTTTTTAGTACCCGGAAATTACTTGTTTGTGACCATCCATCGGGCGGAGAATACCGACAATCCTGATAATCTATCCGCCATAATAGAGGCCCTGATCTCATCCGGGAAAAAGGCGGTCTTCCCGGTCCATCCCCGAACCGAGAAGAAGCTGAAAGAATTATCGCTTTGGAATAAATTGAAAAGATCGGAGAACATTCTTTTGATCCCGCCCCGGGGATATCGGGAGTCGCTGGCCCTGCAGTCAGCCGCCTATGCGGTGATCACCGATTCCGGCGGCATCCAGAAGGAGGCCTACCTGCTTAAGACTCCCTGTTTGACAGTGCGCCACGAGACCGAGTGGGTGGAGACGGTTAAAACCGGATGGAATCAACTGGTGGGGCCGGATAAAAAACGCATTCTAAAAACCCTGGCGGGTTTGAAGCCGCCGTCCGCCCATCCCAATCTTTACGGCCAGGGCCACACCACCCGGCTGATAGTGGGACATCTGGAAAGGCGTTTGGGTAAATGA
- a CDS encoding NAD(P)/FAD-dependent oxidoreductase has product MFKSDSYDVIVVGGGPAGSMAAKEIAQAGHSVLMVEKHREIGIPLCCAEATSLRSLGLFMKPDPKWVAAPINGAILYSPDETEVAVPWAEVGVVLERKIFDRHLAGLAGAAGVEVMVNTEAVAIKMNGENVEEITLRSGNETKQIKCRAVIGADGVESLIGAWAGMDTRLEPEQFHSCAQYLMSNVGGSQDMVRFWVGRNIAPGGYLWIFPKGNGLANVGLGIVASLAGEKKPVQYLDEFIVKNLPGAKVIEAMVGGTPALGSDYPMVKGNVLLAGDAARLTDPLSGAGIAIAMASGTLAGKLTAEYLKTNDLALLKKYPKEWWSGPWKDLKFHHLVREVFLKLSDQEMDRIARLLVNILAGKDPAQINPIDVAKTVIKSDPGILLLGRHLL; this is encoded by the coding sequence ATGTTCAAATCAGATTCTTACGACGTAATAGTGGTCGGCGGCGGGCCGGCCGGGTCCATGGCTGCCAAAGAGATAGCCCAAGCCGGGCATTCCGTCCTGATGGTGGAAAAGCACCGGGAGATCGGCATTCCGCTGTGCTGCGCCGAGGCCACCAGCCTCAGGAGCCTGGGGCTGTTCATGAAGCCCGACCCCAAGTGGGTGGCGGCGCCCATCAACGGGGCCATTCTTTATTCCCCGGACGAGACCGAAGTGGCGGTGCCCTGGGCCGAGGTGGGGGTGGTGCTGGAGCGCAAGATCTTCGACCGCCACCTGGCCGGGCTGGCCGGAGCCGCCGGGGTCGAGGTGATGGTCAACACCGAGGCGGTGGCAATCAAAATGAACGGCGAGAATGTTGAGGAAATAACATTAAGATCAGGTAATGAAACTAAACAAATAAAATGCCGGGCGGTTATCGGGGCTGACGGAGTGGAATCCCTGATCGGCGCTTGGGCCGGGATGGATACCCGGCTGGAGCCGGAACAATTTCACAGCTGTGCCCAATACCTGATGTCCAACGTGGGCGGTTCTCAGGATATGGTCCGCTTCTGGGTGGGCCGGAACATCGCCCCAGGAGGCTATCTGTGGATATTTCCCAAGGGCAACGGCCTGGCCAACGTGGGACTGGGAATAGTGGCTTCATTGGCCGGAGAGAAAAAGCCGGTGCAATACCTGGATGAATTCATCGTCAAAAATCTGCCCGGGGCCAAAGTGATCGAAGCCATGGTGGGCGGCACGCCGGCCCTGGGTTCCGATTACCCGATGGTCAAGGGCAACGTCCTGCTGGCCGGGGATGCCGCCCGGCTGACCGATCCCCTGTCGGGTGCGGGCATCGCCATCGCCATGGCCTCGGGCACGCTGGCCGGAAAGCTGACCGCCGAATATCTTAAGACCAACGACCTCGCACTGCTGAAAAAATACCCCAAGGAATGGTGGAGCGGGCCGTGGAAGGACCTTAAATTCCATCATCTGGTGCGGGAGGTGTTTTTGAAGCTGTCCGATCAGGAGATGGACCGGATCGCCAGACTGCTGGTCAATATCCTGGCCGGGAAAGATCCGGCCCAGATAAATCCGATAGATGTGGCCAAGACGGTCATCAAATCCGATCCGGGAATCTTATTATTGGGAAGGCACCTGCTGTGA
- a CDS encoding SpoIID/LytB domain-containing protein, which yields MQKSNLLYLITFLCGIAVLSCSPVYLSRKSPEGEVLIRIALQRRQPKAVVYGSYNISVWDKSHNSIILPGESWSIIPSGSGLTAETNRGTAIEGIEGRIRLWSADEYFINQKRVKGAVEIRRENDQGLLVIAEMPLEEYLPGVLASEIGGLADKSPQAAMAQAIISRSYAFARIGAKPESYYDIEAGTSHQCFDLDNVASPTVKRAVNDTKGKVLTFRGRVISPNFHSTCGGRTARPSEVWNAKDEDFPYLEPVEDKWCSISPRYSWSDTIMAEELAGKLFPGKLSVIKDVKVIGRGRSGRIASLSVATSAGDTVLTKAAVRNGLKDKPLLSTWFDLENIRNFEGNIEKIIISGKGFGHGVGLCQWGAIGMARAGKSYKSILKHYYKGVEIERVY from the coding sequence TTGCAAAAAAGCAATTTATTATATCTCATAACATTTTTATGCGGCATTGCAGTTTTAAGCTGTTCCCCGGTCTACCTGAGCCGCAAATCTCCGGAGGGCGAGGTACTGATAAGGATCGCCCTGCAGAGGCGCCAGCCCAAAGCAGTGGTCTACGGGTCATACAATATATCGGTATGGGATAAGAGCCACAACAGCATTATCCTGCCGGGCGAAAGCTGGAGCATTATTCCTTCGGGCTCGGGATTGACGGCTGAAACGAACAGGGGCACTGCCATCGAAGGCATCGAGGGGCGGATCCGACTGTGGTCCGCCGACGAATATTTCATCAACCAGAAGCGGGTAAAAGGCGCGGTCGAGATCCGCCGGGAGAATGACCAGGGCCTGCTGGTGATTGCCGAGATGCCGTTGGAGGAATATCTGCCGGGGGTGCTGGCCTCCGAGATAGGCGGCCTGGCTGACAAATCACCCCAGGCGGCCATGGCCCAGGCCATAATCTCCCGCAGCTACGCCTTTGCCAGGATCGGCGCCAAGCCGGAGAGCTATTACGATATCGAGGCCGGAACCTCGCATCAATGCTTTGACCTGGACAACGTGGCTTCGCCCACCGTCAAGCGGGCAGTTAATGATACCAAAGGGAAAGTGCTGACCTTCCGGGGCAGGGTGATATCGCCCAATTTTCATTCCACCTGCGGGGGCAGGACCGCCCGGCCCTCCGAGGTTTGGAACGCCAAAGATGAAGATTTCCCCTATCTGGAACCGGTGGAGGATAAATGGTGCAGCATCTCTCCGAGATATTCATGGAGCGATACCATCATGGCGGAGGAGCTGGCGGGAAAGCTTTTCCCCGGGAAGCTGTCGGTCATAAAGGATGTAAAGGTCATAGGAAGAGGAAGGTCCGGCAGAATAGCATCGCTTTCAGTTGCGACCAGCGCCGGAGATACTGTGCTGACCAAAGCGGCGGTGCGCAACGGGCTGAAGGACAAGCCCCTGCTCAGCACCTGGTTTGATCTTGAGAATATCCGCAATTTCGAGGGGAATATTGAAAAGATCATTATAAGCGGAAAAGGTTTCGGCCACGGGGTGGGCCTGTGCCAGTGGGGGGCCATTGGGATGGCTCGGGCCGGCAAAAGCTATAAGAGCATTTTAAAACATTATTACAAAGGGGTGGAGATAGAGAGGGTATATTGA
- a CDS encoding AAA family ATPase produces the protein MDYLKFYGMTDQPFSNAPDNRFYYDSPQHSKAILKLSHAAEMMKGLAVVLGDIGTGKTTISRRMLEILPDEQFETGLLVIVHSEVTPGWLISKIALQLGVEKPAETKAMMVGQLYEQLMKIYNEGRKALIIIDEANMLKNKEIMEEMRGLLNMEVSGSMLITFLLFGLPDLEQCLAMDPPLRERIAVKHKLEPLTSESTRGYIQYRLAVVGCQHELFTDSAYEFIHFYSDGKPRLINTICDNALLEGSMSGIQQIDESLIETVVSDLGLKSEAEESGGKNKQPVF, from the coding sequence ATGGACTACCTAAAATTTTATGGGATGACCGACCAACCATTCTCCAACGCGCCCGACAACCGATTCTACTACGACAGCCCCCAGCATTCCAAGGCCATCCTCAAGCTGTCCCATGCCGCCGAGATGATGAAAGGCCTGGCGGTGGTTTTGGGCGATATCGGCACCGGAAAGACCACCATCTCCCGGCGAATGCTGGAGATCCTGCCGGACGAGCAGTTCGAGACCGGCCTGCTGGTTATCGTTCACTCCGAAGTAACCCCGGGCTGGCTGATCTCCAAGATCGCCCTGCAGTTGGGGGTGGAGAAGCCGGCCGAAACCAAGGCTATGATGGTGGGCCAGCTTTACGAACAGCTGATGAAGATCTATAACGAGGGCCGCAAGGCATTGATCATCATCGACGAAGCCAACATGCTCAAGAACAAGGAGATCATGGAGGAGATGCGGGGCCTGCTGAACATGGAGGTATCCGGCAGCATGCTGATAACCTTTCTGCTGTTCGGGCTGCCCGATCTGGAACAGTGCCTGGCCATGGATCCCCCTTTAAGGGAGCGGATAGCGGTCAAGCACAAGCTGGAGCCGCTGACCTCGGAGTCCACCCGGGGCTACATCCAGTACCGCCTGGCGGTGGTGGGCTGCCAGCACGAACTGTTCACCGATTCGGCCTACGAGTTCATCCATTTCTACTCCGACGGAAAGCCCCGCCTGATAAACACCATCTGCGATAACGCTCTGCTGGAGGGCTCCATGAGCGGCATTCAGCAGATAGACGAATCGCTGATCGAGACGGTGGTCAGCGACCTGGGCCTCAAGAGCGAGGCCGAAGAATCGGGCGGCAAGAACAAACAGCCGGTATTTTGA
- a CDS encoding PHP domain-containing protein, producing the protein MISHQYFVDLHIHTAASDGIFTPEELVKQASLKGLKAIAITDHDAWDAIGPISSLAFKVGIEVIPGIELSTNIEGAEIHILGYFIDYTQSHFRERVLHFKNARIERAHRMVEKLAELGVRLEIDRVLEIAGSGSVGRPHVARALAEEGYVGGTDEAFTRYLGNGCPAYVPKNFLTPQESFDLVHSVGGLAFFAHPGIENRDGLIDLFASQGLDGLEVWHSKHSNSQVKNYLEIVRQKNLLACGGSDCHSDNLMNNGGGSVKVPYSVVEEMKRYLANKKEKQA; encoded by the coding sequence ATGATCAGCCATCAATATTTTGTAGACCTGCATATCCATACGGCAGCCTCTGACGGCATCTTCACCCCGGAAGAACTGGTAAAGCAGGCTTCGCTAAAAGGGCTCAAGGCCATTGCCATCACCGACCACGATGCCTGGGACGCCATCGGGCCGATCTCCAGCTTGGCTTTCAAGGTGGGGATCGAGGTCATCCCCGGGATAGAGCTGTCCACCAACATCGAGGGGGCCGAGATCCACATCCTGGGATACTTCATCGATTACACCCAGAGCCATTTCCGGGAGAGGGTGCTGCATTTTAAGAATGCCCGGATCGAACGGGCCCACCGGATGGTGGAGAAGCTGGCCGAGCTGGGGGTGCGCCTGGAGATCGATAGGGTGCTGGAGATCGCCGGTTCGGGCTCGGTAGGCCGGCCGCATGTGGCCCGGGCCCTGGCCGAGGAGGGCTACGTGGGCGGCACCGATGAGGCCTTCACCAGGTACCTGGGCAACGGATGCCCGGCCTATGTGCCCAAGAATTTTCTGACCCCTCAGGAGTCCTTCGACCTGGTCCATTCGGTGGGTGGGCTGGCCTTTTTTGCCCACCCCGGGATCGAGAATCGGGACGGGCTGATAGACCTGTTCGCCTCCCAAGGCCTGGACGGGCTGGAGGTGTGGCATTCCAAACATTCCAACAGCCAGGTGAAGAACTATCTGGAGATCGTCCGACAGAAGAACCTTTTGGCCTGCGGCGGCTCCGACTGCCACAGCGACAACCTGATGAACAACGGAGGCGGCTCGGTAAAAGTGCCCTACAGTGTGGTAGAGGAGATGAAACGATATCTGGCGAATAAAAAAGAAAAGCAAGCTTAG
- a CDS encoding 2,3-bisphosphoglycerate-independent phosphoglycerate mutase, whose translation MLDDSLLQELLVSNDKKIVLIVADGLGGLPRERDGQTELESAAKPHIDALAIKSVCGLTIPVSYGITPGSGPAHLSLFGYDPIKYQIGRGVLEALGIGLEMTPRDVAARANFATMDPNGLITDRRAGRIPTEKNMELCAKMQAAIPAIDGVEVMIRHGKEHRFVVLFRGDGLSGNLHDTDPQREGLAAIEPKAFFEEDLKLAAVTTKFIAQANQLLKDQHPANTLLMRGFAKHPDIPSMNKRFGLKAAAIATYPMYKGLAKLVGMTELDTGQTIEDEFETLRLYYNDFDFFYIHIKKTDSYGEDGNFNAKVQVITELDDAMPMVSKLNPDVLVITSDHSTPARMKGHSWHPNPFMLHSPYVRPDGLDSFNERNCAYGSLGCFPAVEAMPLMLANALKLGKFGA comes from the coding sequence ATGCTGGACGATTCATTATTGCAGGAACTGCTGGTCAGCAATGATAAGAAAATAGTGCTGATCGTGGCCGATGGCCTGGGCGGCCTTCCCCGGGAGAGAGACGGCCAGACCGAACTGGAGTCGGCCGCCAAGCCGCATATCGATGCCCTGGCCATCAAATCGGTCTGCGGGCTGACGATACCCGTTTCCTACGGCATCACCCCCGGCAGCGGACCGGCCCACCTGTCGCTATTCGGGTATGACCCCATCAAATATCAGATCGGCCGGGGAGTGCTGGAGGCCCTGGGCATCGGACTGGAGATGACTCCTCGGGACGTGGCGGCTCGGGCCAATTTTGCTACCATGGATCCCAACGGGCTGATAACCGACCGACGGGCCGGCCGGATCCCCACCGAGAAGAACATGGAACTGTGCGCCAAAATGCAGGCGGCCATCCCGGCCATTGACGGTGTGGAGGTGATGATCCGGCACGGCAAGGAGCACCGCTTCGTGGTGCTGTTTCGGGGCGATGGGCTCTCCGGCAACCTGCACGACACCGATCCCCAGCGGGAGGGTTTAGCGGCCATAGAGCCCAAGGCCTTCTTCGAGGAGGACCTCAAGCTGGCCGCCGTGACAACCAAATTCATCGCCCAGGCCAACCAGCTGCTGAAGGACCAGCACCCGGCCAACACCCTTTTGATGCGGGGCTTTGCCAAGCATCCCGACATCCCCTCCATGAACAAGAGGTTCGGCCTTAAAGCCGCGGCCATCGCCACCTATCCCATGTACAAGGGGCTGGCCAAGCTGGTGGGCATGACCGAGCTGGACACCGGCCAGACCATCGAGGATGAGTTCGAGACCTTAAGGCTCTATTATAACGATTTTGATTTCTTCTACATCCACATCAAGAAGACCGATTCCTACGGAGAGGACGGCAACTTCAACGCCAAGGTCCAGGTGATCACCGAGCTGGACGACGCCATGCCGATGGTCAGCAAACTGAACCCGGACGTGCTGGTGATAACCAGTGACCATTCCACCCCGGCCCGGATGAAGGGCCACAGCTGGCATCCCAACCCCTTCATGCTGCATTCCCCGTATGTCCGGCCGGACGGCCTGGACAGTTTTAACGAGCGGAACTGCGCCTACGGCAGTTTGGGCTGTTTCCCGGCGGTGGAGGCCATGCCCCTGATGCTGGCCAATGCTCTGAAGCTGGGCAAATTCGGGGCCTAG
- a CDS encoding amidohydrolase family protein, translating into MAKNIIINAETLFDGKKKLNNVSVVIENDKIVEIGKKKKKADFSGVVTPAFIDAHSHIGMARFGEPGAEDEANDITDQFLPINDPLNSVYFDDLAFKEAVDFGVLYSCIVPGSGNLLGGRAMIIKNFARHRQEALLKDYGYKMALGYNPRSTGEWKGTRPNTRMGIYGMLEKKFDSVLLKKQKTELAREKKLKELDIKVRSGEKKLNRADVEFEKKTIEKEYLLDFDCEERSLLDLLEGRKIAKVHVHKEDDALYLIELVKKYKIRVTADHLGDVHHKEIFDELAKHDIPVVYGPLGAMPYKVELKNESYKNTELLMKSKARYGLMTDHPVIMAPALRDSLKFFMIFGMKEEEAISLITYKNAGILGIDDILGSVEPGKLASLIVWNKNPLQLSAYPSCVMAEGKVIRKGM; encoded by the coding sequence ATGGCCAAGAATATCATCATCAACGCCGAGACCCTGTTCGACGGAAAGAAAAAACTGAACAACGTCTCGGTGGTCATCGAGAACGACAAAATAGTGGAGATCGGCAAGAAAAAGAAGAAGGCCGATTTTTCGGGAGTGGTCACCCCGGCCTTCATAGACGCCCACTCCCACATCGGGATGGCCCGCTTCGGCGAGCCGGGGGCCGAGGATGAGGCCAACGACATCACCGACCAGTTCCTGCCCATCAACGACCCCCTGAACAGCGTCTACTTCGACGATCTGGCCTTCAAGGAGGCGGTGGACTTCGGGGTGCTGTACAGCTGCATCGTCCCCGGCAGCGGCAATCTTTTAGGCGGCCGGGCCATGATCATCAAAAACTTCGCCCGCCACCGCCAGGAAGCCCTGCTTAAGGACTACGGTTACAAGATGGCACTGGGCTATAACCCGCGCTCCACCGGGGAATGGAAGGGGACCCGGCCCAACACCCGGATGGGCATCTATGGGATGCTGGAGAAGAAATTCGACTCGGTGCTGCTGAAGAAACAAAAGACCGAGCTGGCCAGGGAGAAGAAGCTCAAGGAGCTGGACATCAAGGTGCGGAGCGGCGAGAAGAAGCTGAACCGGGCGGATGTGGAGTTCGAAAAGAAGACCATCGAGAAGGAATATCTTCTGGATTTCGACTGCGAGGAGAGGTCCCTGCTGGATCTGCTGGAGGGCAGGAAGATCGCCAAGGTTCACGTCCACAAGGAGGACGACGCGCTGTATCTGATCGAGCTGGTCAAGAAATACAAGATCAGGGTCACCGCCGACCATCTGGGCGACGTGCATCACAAGGAGATATTCGATGAACTGGCAAAGCATGACATTCCGGTGGTCTACGGCCCGCTGGGCGCCATGCCATACAAGGTGGAGCTGAAGAACGAGAGCTACAAGAACACCGAACTGCTGATGAAGTCCAAGGCCCGGTACGGGCTGATGACCGACCACCCGGTGATCATGGCCCCGGCCCTGAGGGACAGCCTGAAGTTTTTTATGATCTTCGGGATGAAAGAAGAGGAGGCCATCTCGCTGATCACCTACAAGAATGCCGGGATCCTGGGGATAGATGATATCCTGGGCAGCGTGGAGCCGGGCAAGCTGGCCAGCCTGATAGTCTGGAACAAGAACCCCCTGCAATTGTCGGCCTATCCCAGTTGCGTGATGGCCGAAGGAAAAGTGATTCGGAAGGGGATGTAG
- the rnk gene encoding nucleoside diphosphate kinase regulator, with the protein MSQRKIYITAYDKKRLEQMISNHLQAYNPELKYLTDLQGELNRAEVVLSEAIPNDMVTMNSKVTVKDMETGESFTYTLVFPAAANISQDKISVLSPVGTALIGYQAGDIVEWEVPEGIRKLKIMEVVYQPEAAGDYHL; encoded by the coding sequence ATGAGCCAGAGAAAAATTTACATAACTGCATACGATAAAAAACGTTTGGAACAGATGATTTCCAACCACCTGCAGGCCTATAATCCAGAACTAAAATATCTCACAGATTTGCAGGGGGAGTTGAACCGGGCCGAGGTAGTTTTATCCGAAGCAATTCCCAATGATATGGTGACGATGAACAGCAAAGTGACGGTCAAGGACATGGAAACAGGAGAGTCTTTCACCTATACTTTGGTTTTTCCGGCGGCGGCTAACATTTCGCAGGATAAGATTTCCGTTTTATCGCCAGTTGGGACAGCCTTGATTGGCTACCAAGCTGGTGATATAGTGGAATGGGAGGTGCCGGAAGGCATCAGGAAATTAAAAATTATGGAGGTCGTCTATCAGCCCGAGGCGGCAGGTGACTATCACCTGTAA
- a CDS encoding PD-(D/E)XK nuclease family protein: protein MKSMDSRLIEQKKSLILIEKELALCALETELEKLKKHPEPEFNLFDAFYVHEEEQVSTILAYLFNWNNALSAGDKFLYVFLEKFLDTSNSAIIQKNKWYVELEVHVTDEKGEKARRPDIVLECDEMVVFIENKINKSAIKENQIKETIGFIDGAKNRWLNKKKTYLVLAPDKNNEIIKNECEKARREHKDINVTIVGWDEVINICRQFITKIEKNTRLYFTMIDFSIYIKRIMSDGR, encoded by the coding sequence ATGAAAAGCATGGATAGCAGGTTGATTGAACAAAAGAAATCACTTATTTTGATTGAAAAAGAACTTGCGTTATGTGCTTTGGAAACAGAGCTTGAAAAATTAAAAAAGCACCCAGAGCCAGAGTTTAATCTTTTTGATGCTTTCTATGTTCATGAAGAAGAGCAAGTATCAACAATATTGGCTTATTTGTTTAACTGGAACAATGCATTGAGTGCTGGTGATAAATTTTTATATGTCTTCTTGGAAAAATTTCTTGACACATCTAATTCGGCTATAATACAGAAAAATAAATGGTATGTTGAATTAGAGGTTCATGTTACAGATGAAAAAGGGGAAAAGGCGAGGCGACCAGACATAGTGCTTGAATGCGATGAAATGGTAGTATTTATTGAAAATAAAATAAATAAATCAGCGATAAAAGAGAATCAAATAAAAGAAACGATTGGTTTTATTGATGGGGCTAAAAATAGATGGTTAAACAAAAAGAAAACGTATTTAGTTTTAGCTCCAGATAAAAATAATGAAATAATAAAAAACGAATGTGAAAAAGCCAGAAGAGAGCACAAAGACATTAACGTAACTATTGTTGGTTGGGATGAAGTCATAAATATATGTAGACAGTTTATAACAAAGATTGAGAAGAACACGCGCTTATATTTTACAATGATTGATTTTTCAATTTATATTAAAAGGATTATGAGTGATGGCAGATGA
- the purH gene encoding bifunctional phosphoribosylaminoimidazolecarboxamide formyltransferase/IMP cyclohydrolase encodes MQTKRALISVYDKTGLEKFARELASLGYEIVSSGGTAGHLREKGIDVIDVSDVTGFPEMLDGRVKTLHPRIHAGILACRHIPAHMEKLKQNDIAPIDLVIVNLYPFEQTVAKPDVTEEQAIENIDIGGPSLIRAAAKNYQAVAVLTSPEQYQPVLDEIKQHKDVSLETKKKLAVRAFELTGRYDVAINNYFSERISGGQELPVGINLSLDKAIGLRYGENPHQNAGFYVHSGAKIPFEQIHGKEISYNNILDLSAAWELIQEFKKPSCAIIKHTNPCGCATAESIVQAYVLASQGELPPEPISRFGGIISFNRPLDQETAMQIVAPGSFYEVIAAPDFGPGVKDIFAGRKGWGQNVRLVKVDRETVRAEWILRSAAGGYLIQRPDGMVLDEKILQHVSGPAPAEAMMADLVFAYRLVKHLKSNAIAIAKDQQLIGTGAGQMNRLASVRLALKQAGDRAKGAVLASDGFFPFHDNIEEAAAGGIAAIIQPGGSVKDSDVIQKAKEMNITMLLTGHRHFRH; translated from the coding sequence ATGCAAACCAAACGAGCACTTATCAGCGTCTACGATAAGACCGGGCTGGAAAAATTCGCCCGGGAGCTGGCCTCTTTGGGCTACGAGATAGTCTCCAGCGGCGGGACCGCCGGGCACCTGCGGGAGAAGGGGATCGATGTGATCGACGTCTCCGACGTCACCGGGTTCCCCGAGATGCTGGACGGCCGGGTCAAAACCCTGCATCCCCGGATCCATGCCGGCATCCTGGCCTGCCGCCATATTCCAGCCCATATGGAGAAGCTAAAGCAGAACGATATCGCGCCCATCGATCTGGTGATCGTCAACCTGTACCCCTTTGAGCAGACGGTGGCCAAACCCGACGTCACCGAGGAGCAGGCCATCGAGAACATTGACATCGGCGGGCCCTCGCTGATCCGGGCGGCGGCCAAGAACTACCAGGCGGTGGCGGTGCTGACCTCGCCGGAGCAGTACCAGCCGGTGCTGGACGAGATCAAGCAACACAAAGATGTGTCGCTGGAAACCAAAAAGAAACTGGCGGTCCGCGCCTTCGAACTGACCGGCCGGTACGACGTGGCCATAAACAATTATTTCTCCGAACGCATCTCAGGCGGCCAGGAATTGCCGGTCGGCATCAACCTTTCCCTCGACAAAGCCATAGGGCTCAGATACGGCGAGAACCCACATCAGAATGCCGGGTTCTATGTTCACTCCGGAGCCAAAATTCCTTTCGAACAGATACACGGCAAGGAGATCTCTTATAACAATATCCTGGACCTGTCGGCCGCCTGGGAGCTGATCCAGGAATTCAAAAAACCATCCTGCGCCATCATCAAGCACACCAACCCCTGCGGCTGCGCCACTGCCGAGAGCATTGTTCAGGCTTATGTGCTGGCCAGCCAGGGCGAATTGCCGCCCGAGCCCATCTCGCGGTTCGGTGGGATCATCAGCTTCAACCGGCCGCTGGACCAGGAGACCGCCATGCAGATCGTGGCTCCGGGCAGTTTCTACGAGGTGATCGCCGCTCCGGACTTCGGCCCCGGGGTTAAGGACATCTTTGCCGGACGCAAGGGCTGGGGTCAGAATGTCCGTTTGGTCAAAGTGGACAGGGAGACGGTCCGGGCGGAGTGGATATTACGATCGGCGGCCGGAGGATACCTGATCCAGCGTCCCGACGGTATGGTGCTGGACGAGAAGATCCTGCAGCATGTCTCCGGCCCGGCGCCTGCCGAGGCAATGATGGCGGATCTGGTATTCGCCTACCGGTTGGTGAAACATCTTAAATCCAATGCCATCGCCATAGCTAAAGACCAGCAACTGATAGGGACCGGGGCCGGGCAGATGAACCGGCTGGCCTCGGTCCGGCTGGCCCTGAAACAAGCAGGCGATCGCGCCAAAGGCGCGGTGCTGGCCTCCGATGGCTTCTTCCCGTTCCACGACAACATTGAGGAGGCAGCGGCCGGCGGCATCGCGGCCATCATCCAGCCGGGCGGCTCGGTCAAGGATTCGGATGTCATCCAGAAGGCCAAGGAGATGAATATCACCATGCTGCTCACCGGCCACCGGCATTTCCGGCACTAG